In Halalkalicoccus sp. CG83, a single genomic region encodes these proteins:
- a CDS encoding HVO_0649 family zinc finger protein: protein MVTPFERIKRRYETTEKKCPTCGYVDEDSNWTSQTNGRQIVYHHTCPSCDTSREHTFNFTK from the coding sequence ATGGTAACACCTTTCGAGCGGATCAAACGACGCTACGAAACCACTGAGAAGAAATGTCCGACGTGTGGGTACGTCGATGAGGATAGCAACTGGACAAGTCAGACAAACGGTCGACAGATCGTCTATCATCACACCTGCCCGAGTTGTGATACCAGCCGTGAACACACCTTCAACTTCACCAAATAA
- a CDS encoding amphi-Trp domain-containing protein, with product MEQEKSRSELAAFLHDFANELEYGDRVTLLVGNESMTLNPPETIHFKLDSGMDTSWIGTGEGQSLRFEFGWQLVDEPENDELSVVKSDHLEPKQRLESDPTA from the coding sequence ATGGAACAAGAGAAGAGTCGCTCGGAGCTTGCTGCGTTCCTGCACGACTTCGCGAACGAATTAGAGTACGGAGATCGAGTCACATTACTCGTTGGCAATGAGAGTATGACGCTAAATCCGCCCGAGACGATCCACTTCAAATTGGATAGCGGTATGGATACGTCATGGATCGGGACCGGAGAAGGCCAGAGTCTCCGGTTTGAGTTCGGCTGGCAGTTAGTCGACGAACCCGAAAACGACGAACTCAGTGTCGTCAAATCGGATCATCTCGAACCAAAGCAGCGACTCGAATCGGACCCAACAGCTTGA